Proteins co-encoded in one Capsicum annuum cultivar UCD-10X-F1 chromosome 9, UCD10Xv1.1, whole genome shotgun sequence genomic window:
- the LOC107842944 gene encoding phosphatidate phosphatase PAH1 isoform X2, which produces MNVVGKVSSFITQGVYSVATPFHPFGGAVDIIVVKQHDGTFRSTPWYVRFGKFQGVLKGTEKVVRIEVNGKEADFHMYLDNSGEAYFIKEAAADDGNEENGVLKESDSLKGEEDTSNLGNGNHKDSRKDDELSKKEEEDAADLPLRDERVTLGMDRLNRTDSDADRRFYEFQDDQCSLDDSVDLSEYGSSRYDNLENVEHVLESQDSSSEVVLVSVDGHILTAPISSSERNTEDVELDTPQFHLGPGQGTEFCDDSSEFNSGDGTWAEDYFSDLNSSKVASAGTRNVKNESTTIEHHLEVSEVDGKHLDQTPENDLKNRELDPCMNRTEESTSCSIKKDEVFKSCLELSALAMHAEDEVSQSDTVSQSEISPGVVEDVKETFHRSATAISEAEDRHPEKLGNENGSHDADGVTLQKSDLDSGHNASDSARDHLFENDDHSKEQTDVTVEQTQSGQQGSDESTKFDNLEQQTAALLKGVEISLCRNLLHAGMGSVAAGEVFEANRISEEEFRNSAKSIIDNPNLAVRIQGNYLPWDKAAPIVLGMAAYNMELPVDSTDVIPVEQDKNVKAGEDDSGLPSTPSRRWRLWPIPFRRVKTIEHTSSNSSNEEVFVDSESISLTQPTEQTATPQGGKESPRKQLVRTNVPSTGQIESLKLKEGQNLVTFIFSTRVLGEQKVEAHIYLWKWNTRIVISDVDGTITKSDVLGQFMPLVGKDWTHSGIARLFCAIKENGYQLLFLSARAIVQAYLTKSFLFNLKQDGKSLPPGPVVISPDGLFPSLYREVIRRAPHEFKIACLEDIKALFPPDYNPFYAGFGNRDTDELSYRKIGIPKGKIFIINPKGEVAINHQIDVKSYTSLHTLVNDMFPPTSMVEQEDFNLWNYWKVPLVEVDDL; this is translated from the exons ATGAATGTTGTAGGTAAAGTTAGTAGCTTTATAACACAGGGTGTATACTCAGTTGCCACCCCATTTCACCCTTTTGGTGGAGCAGTTGACATAATTGTAGTGAAACAGCATGATGGGACTTTTAGGAGTACCCCTTGGTATGTTCGATTCGGGAAGTTTCAAGGTGTTCTTAAGGGGACAGAAAAGGTAGTTAGAATAGAAGTTAATGGTAAAGAAGCCGATTTTCATATGTATCTTGATAATTCTGGTGAAGCATATTTTATCAAAGAGGCTGCTGCTGACGATGGGAATGAGGAAAATGGTGTCTTGAAGGAGTCCGATAGTCTTAAAGGTGAAGAGGATACTAGTAATCTTGGTAACGGTAACCATAAAGACAGTAGAAAAGATGACGAGCTGTCTAAAAAAGAGGAGGAGGATGCTGCTGATTTGCCATTACGAGATGAACGTGTTACATTAGGTATGGATCGATTAAATAGGACAGATTCAGATGCTGACCGAAGATTCTACGAGTTTCAGGATGACCAATGTTCTCTGGATGATTCGGTTGATTTATCTGAATATGGTTCCAGTAGATATGATAATTTGGAAAATGTGGAGCATGTTTTAGAATCACAGGACTCCAGTTCGGAAGTTGTTCTAGTGAGTGTGGATGGCCATATACTGACAGCACCTATTTCATCTTCTGAAAGGAACACGGAAGATGTCGAATTGGACACACCTCAGTTTCATCTGGGGCCTGGTCAGGGGACTGAATTTTGTGATGATAGTTCAGAGTTTAATTCAGGTGATGGTACATGGGCTGAGGATTATTTCAGTGATCTGAACTCATCCAAAGTTGCATCAGCAGGCACTCGCAATGTTAAAAATGAGAGCACTACAATTGAGCACCACTTAGAAGTTTCTGAAGTAGATGGAAAGCATCTTGATCAAACTCCAGAAAATGATCTGAAGAACCGGGAATTAGATCCGTGCATGAATCGTACTGAGGAGAGCACATCATGCAGCATTAAGAAGGATGAGGTTTTCAAGAGCTGCCTAGAGCTATCCGCATTAGCCATGCACGCTGAAGATGAGGTTAGTCAGTCAGACACGGTTTCTCAGTCGGAGATATCTCCGGGAGTTGTTGAAGATGTAAAGGAAACGTTTCATAGGAGTGCTACTGCAATCAGTGAAGCTGAAGACAGACATCCTGAGAAATTGGGAAATGAAAATGGAAGTCATGATGCTGACGGTGTAACCCTTCAGAAAAGTGACTTGGACTCGGGGCATAATGCTTCAGACAGTGCAAGAGATCATCTTTTTGAGAATGATGACCACTCAAAGGAACAGACTGATGTAACAGTAGAGCAGACACAAAGTGGCCAGCAAGGATCAGATGAAAGCACCAAATTTGATAATTTGGAGCAGCAGACTGCAGCTTTGCTTAAAG GAGTAGAGATATCTCTTTGTAGGAACTTGCTTCATGCTGGCATGGGTTCTGTAGCTGCTGGAGAAGTCTTTGAGGCAAATCGCATTTCTGAGGAGGAATTCAGGAACTCTGCAAAATCCATAATTGATAATCCAAATTTAGCTGTCCGAATTCAAGGAAATTATTTACCCTGGGACAAAGCTGCGCCTATCGTTCTCGGGATGGCTGCATATAATATGGAACTACCAGTTGACTCTACTGATGTCATACCCGTGGAGCAGGACAAGAACGTAAAAGCAGGAGAGGATGATAGTGGGTTGCCTTCAACTCCTAGTCGACGATGGAGGCTTTGGCCAATACCATTTAGAAGAGTAAAGACAATAGAGCATACTAGCAGTAATTCATCAAATGAAGAGGTGTTTGTTGATTCCGAATCAATCTCACTGACCCAGCCTACAGAGCAAACAGCAACACCACAAGGAGGAAAGGAATCTCCTCGCAAGCAACTTGTGAGAACAAATGTCCCTTCTACTGGTCAAATCGAATCTTTAAAACTGAAAGAGGGTCAGAATTTGGtgactttcattttttccactcGAGTCCTAGGGGAGCAAAAG GTTGAAGCCCATATATATTTGTGGAAGTGGAATACTCGGATAGTAATTTCTGATGTTGATGGGACTATTACCAA GTCCGATGTTCTTGGTCAGTTCATGCCATTGGTTGGAAAGGACTGGACCCACTCTGGAATCGCGAGACTTTTCTGTGCAATCAAG GAAAATGGTTATCAGCTGCTCTTTCTCAGTGCACGAGCAATTGTTCAAGCTTATCTGACCAAAAGTTTTCTGTTCAATCTCAAACAG GATGGGAAATCTTTACCACCTGGACCTGTTGTTATTTCACCTGATGGTTTATTTCCCTCATTGTACAGGGAAG TTATAAGAAGAGCTCCTCATGAATTCAAGATTGCCTGCTTAGAG GACATTAAAGCACTTTTTCCACCAGATTACAACCCTTTTTATGCGGGCTTTGGGAATAGGGACACCGATGAGCTCAGTTACAGGAAAATTGGAATTCCGAAAGgcaaaatttttataataaacCCAAAG GGGGAGGTAGCAATTAACCACCAAATCGATGTGAAATCCTATACTTCATTACACACACTAGTTAATGACATGTTCCCTCCTACATCCATGGTTGAGCAG GAAGATTTTAACTTGTGGAACTATTGGAAAGTGCCATTGGTAGAGGTCGATGACTTGTAG
- the LOC107842944 gene encoding phosphatidate phosphatase PAH1 isoform X1, producing the protein MNVVGKVSSFITQGVYSVATPFHPFGGAVDIIVVKQHDGTFRSTPWYVRFGKFQGVLKGTEKVVRIEVNGKEADFHMYLDNSGEAYFIKEAAADDGNEENGVLKESDSLKGEEDTSNLGNGNHKDSRKDDELSKKEEEDAADLPLRDERVTLGMDRLNRTDSDADRRFYEFQDDQCSLDDSVDLSEYGSSRYDNLENVEHVLESQDSSSEVVLVSVDGHILTAPISSSERNTEDVELDTPQFHLGPGQGTEFCDDSSEFNSGDGTWAEDYFSDLNSSKVASAGTRNVKNESTTIEHHLEVSEVDGKHLDQTPENDLKNRELDPCMNRTEESTSCSIKKDEVFKSCLELSALAMHAEDEVSQSDTVSQSEISPGVVEDVKETFHRSATAISEAEDRHPEKLGNENGSHDADGVTLQKSDLDSGHNASDSARDHLFENDDHSKEQTDVTVEQTQSGQQGSDESTKFDNLEQQTAALLKVISAGVEISLCRNLLHAGMGSVAAGEVFEANRISEEEFRNSAKSIIDNPNLAVRIQGNYLPWDKAAPIVLGMAAYNMELPVDSTDVIPVEQDKNVKAGEDDSGLPSTPSRRWRLWPIPFRRVKTIEHTSSNSSNEEVFVDSESISLTQPTEQTATPQGGKESPRKQLVRTNVPSTGQIESLKLKEGQNLVTFIFSTRVLGEQKVEAHIYLWKWNTRIVISDVDGTITKSDVLGQFMPLVGKDWTHSGIARLFCAIKENGYQLLFLSARAIVQAYLTKSFLFNLKQDGKSLPPGPVVISPDGLFPSLYREVIRRAPHEFKIACLEDIKALFPPDYNPFYAGFGNRDTDELSYRKIGIPKGKIFIINPKGEVAINHQIDVKSYTSLHTLVNDMFPPTSMVEQEDFNLWNYWKVPLVEVDDL; encoded by the exons ATGAATGTTGTAGGTAAAGTTAGTAGCTTTATAACACAGGGTGTATACTCAGTTGCCACCCCATTTCACCCTTTTGGTGGAGCAGTTGACATAATTGTAGTGAAACAGCATGATGGGACTTTTAGGAGTACCCCTTGGTATGTTCGATTCGGGAAGTTTCAAGGTGTTCTTAAGGGGACAGAAAAGGTAGTTAGAATAGAAGTTAATGGTAAAGAAGCCGATTTTCATATGTATCTTGATAATTCTGGTGAAGCATATTTTATCAAAGAGGCTGCTGCTGACGATGGGAATGAGGAAAATGGTGTCTTGAAGGAGTCCGATAGTCTTAAAGGTGAAGAGGATACTAGTAATCTTGGTAACGGTAACCATAAAGACAGTAGAAAAGATGACGAGCTGTCTAAAAAAGAGGAGGAGGATGCTGCTGATTTGCCATTACGAGATGAACGTGTTACATTAGGTATGGATCGATTAAATAGGACAGATTCAGATGCTGACCGAAGATTCTACGAGTTTCAGGATGACCAATGTTCTCTGGATGATTCGGTTGATTTATCTGAATATGGTTCCAGTAGATATGATAATTTGGAAAATGTGGAGCATGTTTTAGAATCACAGGACTCCAGTTCGGAAGTTGTTCTAGTGAGTGTGGATGGCCATATACTGACAGCACCTATTTCATCTTCTGAAAGGAACACGGAAGATGTCGAATTGGACACACCTCAGTTTCATCTGGGGCCTGGTCAGGGGACTGAATTTTGTGATGATAGTTCAGAGTTTAATTCAGGTGATGGTACATGGGCTGAGGATTATTTCAGTGATCTGAACTCATCCAAAGTTGCATCAGCAGGCACTCGCAATGTTAAAAATGAGAGCACTACAATTGAGCACCACTTAGAAGTTTCTGAAGTAGATGGAAAGCATCTTGATCAAACTCCAGAAAATGATCTGAAGAACCGGGAATTAGATCCGTGCATGAATCGTACTGAGGAGAGCACATCATGCAGCATTAAGAAGGATGAGGTTTTCAAGAGCTGCCTAGAGCTATCCGCATTAGCCATGCACGCTGAAGATGAGGTTAGTCAGTCAGACACGGTTTCTCAGTCGGAGATATCTCCGGGAGTTGTTGAAGATGTAAAGGAAACGTTTCATAGGAGTGCTACTGCAATCAGTGAAGCTGAAGACAGACATCCTGAGAAATTGGGAAATGAAAATGGAAGTCATGATGCTGACGGTGTAACCCTTCAGAAAAGTGACTTGGACTCGGGGCATAATGCTTCAGACAGTGCAAGAGATCATCTTTTTGAGAATGATGACCACTCAAAGGAACAGACTGATGTAACAGTAGAGCAGACACAAAGTGGCCAGCAAGGATCAGATGAAAGCACCAAATTTGATAATTTGGAGCAGCAGACTGCAGCTTTGCTTAAAG TGATATCTGCAGGAGTAGAGATATCTCTTTGTAGGAACTTGCTTCATGCTGGCATGGGTTCTGTAGCTGCTGGAGAAGTCTTTGAGGCAAATCGCATTTCTGAGGAGGAATTCAGGAACTCTGCAAAATCCATAATTGATAATCCAAATTTAGCTGTCCGAATTCAAGGAAATTATTTACCCTGGGACAAAGCTGCGCCTATCGTTCTCGGGATGGCTGCATATAATATGGAACTACCAGTTGACTCTACTGATGTCATACCCGTGGAGCAGGACAAGAACGTAAAAGCAGGAGAGGATGATAGTGGGTTGCCTTCAACTCCTAGTCGACGATGGAGGCTTTGGCCAATACCATTTAGAAGAGTAAAGACAATAGAGCATACTAGCAGTAATTCATCAAATGAAGAGGTGTTTGTTGATTCCGAATCAATCTCACTGACCCAGCCTACAGAGCAAACAGCAACACCACAAGGAGGAAAGGAATCTCCTCGCAAGCAACTTGTGAGAACAAATGTCCCTTCTACTGGTCAAATCGAATCTTTAAAACTGAAAGAGGGTCAGAATTTGGtgactttcattttttccactcGAGTCCTAGGGGAGCAAAAG GTTGAAGCCCATATATATTTGTGGAAGTGGAATACTCGGATAGTAATTTCTGATGTTGATGGGACTATTACCAA GTCCGATGTTCTTGGTCAGTTCATGCCATTGGTTGGAAAGGACTGGACCCACTCTGGAATCGCGAGACTTTTCTGTGCAATCAAG GAAAATGGTTATCAGCTGCTCTTTCTCAGTGCACGAGCAATTGTTCAAGCTTATCTGACCAAAAGTTTTCTGTTCAATCTCAAACAG GATGGGAAATCTTTACCACCTGGACCTGTTGTTATTTCACCTGATGGTTTATTTCCCTCATTGTACAGGGAAG TTATAAGAAGAGCTCCTCATGAATTCAAGATTGCCTGCTTAGAG GACATTAAAGCACTTTTTCCACCAGATTACAACCCTTTTTATGCGGGCTTTGGGAATAGGGACACCGATGAGCTCAGTTACAGGAAAATTGGAATTCCGAAAGgcaaaatttttataataaacCCAAAG GGGGAGGTAGCAATTAACCACCAAATCGATGTGAAATCCTATACTTCATTACACACACTAGTTAATGACATGTTCCCTCCTACATCCATGGTTGAGCAG GAAGATTTTAACTTGTGGAACTATTGGAAAGTGCCATTGGTAGAGGTCGATGACTTGTAG